CCTACCTCGCGGCGCTCGATCCGCATGCGCGCGCCGAACTCACCGCGGCGCTGCAAACCTCGGCCGGCAACGACTGGGGCGTTTTCGGCAGCCGGCTCGACGCCGCGCTCGCCGAGACCGCCGTGCATGGCTACGGGCTCGCGGCCGGCGAGTGGTACGAAGGGCTCAACGCCGTTGCCACGGCGTTCGCCGGTCCCAACGGCGAGATCTACGCCATCAACTGCGGCGGCGCCGCGCAGCAGTGTCCGCGCGAGTGGCTCGTCGCCCACGTCGTGCCGCTGATGCGCGAATGCGTCGAACGCATCGTGGACGAGATTGGCGGCGCCCTGCGCCTGCCCCTTCCGACCTGACAGCGCGAACGCCCTCTACTTACAAAAAGCCTACGATGCATGTAACGCTCGTAACGTCTCGAAAGAAACTGCACTGGACTGTAACGAAGCGGGCAACGTAGCATCATGCTTTTTGGCTGCGAGGGCGTGCCGTGCCGCCCTGCGTGCGCTTCGCCAGCCAGCCGCCAGCGAAGCCGCCCATCCGCGTGATCGCACGGCGCGGCGTTCGTGCCAGAGCGGGGCCAGCCCTGACATCCTGCTTGCGCACGACGTGCGTAGCATCGGAGCCCGTCCGCTACCCCGCCCGCGTGCGCTTTCGTGTATGCGCTTTTGCGCGCACCTCGCGGCCGGCACCACAACATCATCCGCTCAGCCCAGAGCCTTCGAGAACCCGTTACCGACCTGACCGATGGATCAACAAGAAAAGCGCCCGGATTCCTCCCGTAAAGACACGACGCCGCAGTCCCCCGCTCCGGTCGCCGCGAGGCGCGGCAAGGGCAAGTTCATCGCGTTGGGTGTGGTCATCGTGATCGCCGGCATCGTGCTCGCACGCTGGCAACCGTGGAACAAGGCGCTCTCGGGCGGCGATGCATCGCCGGCTGCCGGCGCGCGCATGCGTCACGGCGGCCCGGGCGCCATGGCCAACATGCCGCAGCCGGTCAGCGTGGCCAGCGCCCAGGCTGGCGACATGCCCATCGTCATCACCGCGCTCGGCACGGTCACGCCGCTTGCCGACATCACGGTGCGCACACAACTAACCGGCACGCTTCAGGACGTGTACTTCCAGGAAGGCCAGATGGTGAAGAAGGGCGACGTGCTCGCCCAGATCGACCCGCGGCCCTACCAGATCTCGCTCGCCAACGCCGAAGGCCAGCTCGCTCGCGACCAGGCGCTGCTCGCCACCGCGCGCCTCGACCTCAAGCGCTACCAGACGTTGCTCTCCCAGGACTCGATCGCGAGCCAGCAGGTCGACACACAGGCATCGCTCGTCAAGCAGTACGAGGGTACCGTCAAGTCCGATCAGGCCAACGTCGATACCTACAAGCTCGACCTCACCTACGCGCGGATCGTCGCGCCGGTGTCGGGCCGCGTGGGCCTGCGCCAGGTCGACCCGGGCAACTACGTGACGCCCAGCGACACCAACGGCATCGTCGTGCTCACGCAGCTCGAGCCGATCAGCGTGATCTTCACGACGTCGGAGGACAACCTGCCGTCCATCATGAAGCCGTTGCGCGCGGGCACGAAAATGCCGGTCACGGCCTACGACCGCAGCAACACCACGATGCTGGAAGCCGGGTCGCTCCAGACCATCGACAACCAGATCGACACGACCACGGGCACCGTCAAGCTGCGCGCGAGCTTCGTGAACCACGAGCAGATGCTCTTCCCGAACCAGTTCGTCAATGCGCGCCTGCTCGTCGATACGCTCCACAACGCCGTGATCGTGCCCACTTCGGCTGTGCTCAACGGCTCGCAGGGGCAATACGTCTATGTCGCGAAGCCCGACAACACGGTGACCGTACGGCTCGTGAAAGTCGGCCCGGTCGACGCCGAACGCACCAGCATCGCCTCGGGCCTCGCCGTGGGCGAGCGCGTGGTGACCGATGGCTCCGATCGCTTGCGCGAAGGCGCGAAGATCACGATTCCCGCCGAGCACCCGCAGCATGCGAAGGGCGCATCGGGCGCGAAAGGCGCATCGTGGGCCGGCGCGGCCTCGGGCGCGCGTCATGGCCACCGCCACGCCTCGCAGACGCAAGCCCAGTAAGCCAGCATGAATCCATCCCGCGCTTTTATCCTGCGGCCGGTCGGCACGGCGCTGCTCATGGCGGCGATCATGCTGGTCGGCCTTGTCGCGCTGCGCTTTCTGCCGCTTTCCGCGCTGCCCGAAGTCGATTACCCGACTATCCAGGTGCAGACCTTCTACCCGGGCGCGAGCCCGGACGTGATGACGTCCTCGGTGACGGCGCCGCTCGAGCGCCAGTTCGGGCAGATGCCGTCGCTGAACCAGATGTCGTCGCAAAGCTCGGCGGGCTCCTCGGTCATCACGCTGCAGTTCAGCCTCGACCTGCCGCTCGACGTGGCCGAGCAGGAAGTGCAGGCCGCCATCAACGCGGCCGGCAACCTGCTGCCCTCGGACCTGCCCGCGCCGCCGATCTACGCCAAGGTCAACCCCGCCGACGCGCCGATCCTCACGCTCGCGATCACCTCGAAAACGCTGCCGCTCACGCAGATCCAGGATCTCGCCGACACGCGCCTCGCACAGAAAATCTCGCAGGTGGCGGGCGTGGGCCTCGTGAGCCTGTCGGGCGGCCAGCGCCCCGCGGTGCGCATCCAGGCGAACCCGCGCGCGCTCGCGGCCTACGGCCTGAACCTCGACGACCTGCGCACGAGCATTTCGAACCTGAACGTCAACACGCCGAAGGGCAACTTCGACGGCCCCACGCGCGCGTACACGATCAACGCGAACGACCAGCTGACCGACGCCGACGCCTACAAGGACGCGGTGATCGCCTACCGCAACGGCCGCCCCGTCATGCTCACGGACGTCGCGAACATCGTGCAGGGCGCGGAGAACACCAAGCTCGGCGCCTGGGCGGACGGCACACCCGCGATCATCCTGAACGTGCAGCGCCAGCCGGGCGCGAACGTGATCCAGGTGGTGGACAGCATCAAGGCGCTCCTGCCGCAGTTGCAGGAATCACTCCCCTCCTCGCTCGACGTGCAGATCGTCACCGACCGCACGACCACGATCCGCGCCTCGGTGCGCGACGTGCAGTTCGAACTGCTGATGTCGGTCGTGCTCGTCGTGCTCGTGATGTACCTGTTCCTCGCGAACATCTACGCCACGATCATTCCGAGCTTGTCCGTGCCGCTCTCGCTCATCGGCACGCTCGCGGTCATGTACCTGTGCGGCTTCTCGCTCGACAACCTCTCGCTCATGGCGCTCACCATCGCGACCGGCTTCGTCGTGGACGACGCCATCGTCATGATCGAGAACATCGCGCGCTACGTCGAGGATGGCGAAACACCGCTCGAAGCGGCGCTAAAAGGCTCTAAGCAGATCGGCTTCACCATCATCTCGCTGACGGTGTCGCTCATCGCCGTGCTGATCCCGCTGCTCTTCATGGGCGACGTCGTGGGCCGCCTCTTCCACGAGTTCGCCATCACGCTCGCGGTGACGATCGTGATCTCGGCCGTGGTCTCGCTCACGCTCGTGCCGATGATGTGCGCGAAGATGCTGCGCCACACGCCGCCGCCCGAAAGCCATCGCTTCGAGGCGCGCGTGCATGCGTTCTTCGACTATGTGATCGGCCGCTATGGCGTGGCGCTCGAATGGGTGCTCGCGCGCCAGCGGCTCACGATGATCGTGTTCCTCATCACGCTCGTGCTCACCGGCATTCTGTATGTGGTCGTGCCCAAGGGCTTCTTCCCCGTGCAGGACACGGGCGTGATCCAGGCCATCACGCAGATGCCGCAATCGGTGTCCTACGCGTCGATGGCGGAGCGCCAGCAGGCGCTCGCGGCGGAGATCCTCAAGAACGAAAACGTCGAGAGCCTGACCTCGTTCATCGGCGTGGATGGCACCAACATCACGCTCAACAGCGGGCGCATGCTCATCAACCTGAAGCCGCGCGACGACCGCAGCGAAACGGCGAGCGAGATCATCCGCGACCTGCAAAAGAGCGTGGCCCATGTGCCGGGCGCGACGCTCTACATGCAGCCGGTGCAGGACCTCACGATCGACTCGACGGTGAGCCCGACGCAGTATCAGTTCATGCTCACCACGCCGAACATCCAGGACTTCACGACCTGGGTGCCGAAGCTCGTGCAGCGTTTGCAGCAACTGCCCGAACTCGCCGATGTGGCGACCGACCTGCAGGACCAGGGCAGCTCCGTGTTCATCGAGATCGACCGCGCGAGCGCCGCGCGCTACGGCATCACGCCAGCTACCGTGGACAACGCGCTCTACGACGCTTACGGCCAGCGCATCATCTCGACGATCTTCACGCAGTCGAACCAGTACCGCGTGATTCTCGAAGCGGACCCGGTAATGCAGCACTACACCGACGCGCTGAACTCGATCTACCTGCCCTCCTCGACCTCCACCACCGGTCAGGTGCCGCTCTCGGCCATCGCGAAGTTCCACGAGCGGCCCTCGCCGCTGCTCGTCACGCATCTCTCGCAGTTCCCAGCCACGACGGTCTCGTTCAACCTGGCGCCGGGCTCCTCGCTCGGCGCGGCGGTCAATGCGATCCAGCAGGCGGAAAAGGACATCGGCCTGCCGGGCTCGTTCCAGACGCGCTTCCAGGGCGCGGCGCTCGCGTTCCAGGCGTCGCTGTCCAACGAGCTGTTCCTGATCCTCGCGGCCATCGTCACGATGTACATCGTGCTCGGCGTGCTCTACGAGAGCTTCGTGCATCCGATCACGATTCTCTCGACCCTGCCGTCGGCCGGGATCGGTGCGCTGCTCGCGCTGATCCTGACCGGGCACGACCTCGACATCATCGGCATCATCGGCATCGTGCTGTTGATCGGCATCGTGAAGAAGAACGCCATCATGATGATCGACTTCGCGCTCGAAGCCGAGCGCCACGAAGGCAAGCCGCCGCGCGAGGCGATCTACCAGGCGTGTCTGCTGCGCTTCCGGCCGATCATGATGACGACGATGGCTGCCCTGCTCGGCGCCGTGCCGCTGATCCTCGGCAGCGGCGCGGGCAGCGAACTGCGCCGGCCGCTCGGCATCGCGATTGCGGGCGGCCTGATCGTGAGCCAGGCGCTCACGCTCTTCACGACGCCCGTGATTTATCTGGCGTTCGACCGGATCGCGCAGCGTCTGCGCCAGCGCTTCGGCGGCGGGTCGCCCGCCGCGCCCTCGTCTTCGACGGAGAACTGACGCGATGAATCTCTCGCGCCCGTTCATCTCCCGCCCCGTCGCGACCACGCTGCTCGCACTCGGCATCGCGCTCGCCGGCGTCTTCGCGTTCACGAAGCTGCCGGTCGCGCCCTTGCCGCAGGTGGACTTTCCCACCATCTCCGTGCAGGCCACCTTGCCGGGCGCGAGCCCCGAAACGGTGGCGACCAGCGTGGCGAGTCCGCTGGAGCGGCACCTGGGCTCGATCGCCGACGTCACGGAGATGACCTCGCAAAGCTCGGTGGGCAGCACGCGCATCACGCTGCAGTTCGGCCTGAACCGCGACATCGACGGCGCCGCGCGCGACGTGCAGGCGGCGATCAACGCCGCTCGCGCCGACCTGCCCACGAGCCTGCGGCAGAACCCGACCTATCACAAGGTCAACCCCGCCGACGCGCCGATCCTGATTCTTGCGCTCACCTCGCCCACGCTCACCGCGGGCCAGCTCTACGACTCGGCCGCCACGGTGCTGCAGCAATCGCTCTCGCAGGTGGATGGCGTGGGCGAAGTCGACGTGAGCGGCTCGGCGAATCCGGCTGTGCGCGTGGAGCTGGAGCCGCACGCGCTCTTTCACTACGGCATCGGCCTCGAAGACGTGCGCGCGGCGCTCGCCTCGGCCAACGCGAACAGTCCGAAGGGCGATATCGAGTTCGGCCCGCAGCGCTTCCAGCTCTACACCAACGACCAGGCGAGCAAGGCGAGCCAGTACAAGGACCTCGTGATCGCCTACCGCAACGGCGCGGGCGTGAAGCTCTCGGACGTGGGCGAAGTGGTCGACTCGGTGGAAGACCTGCGCAACATCGGTCTTGCCAACGGCAAGCGCTCGGTGCTCGTGATCCTCTACCGCCAGCCGGGCGCGAACATCATCGAGACCGTGGACCGCGTGATCGCGATGCTGCCGCAGTTGAAAGCCTCGCTGCCCGCCGACGTCGAAGTGATCCCGACGTCCGACCGCTCCGTCACGATCCGCTCCTCGCTCAAGGACACCGAGCACACGCTCATCATCGCCGTGGCGCTCGTCGTGATGGTGGTGTTCCTGTTCCTGCGCAACTGGCGCGCGACGCTGATTCCGAGCGTGGCCGTGCCCATCTCGATCATCGGCACCTTCGCGGCCATGTACCTGATGGGCTTCTCGCTCGACAACCTCTCGCTCATGGCGCTCACCATCGCGACGGGCTTCGTCGTGGACGACGCCATCGTCGTGCTCGAAAACATCTCGCGGCATATCGAGAACGGCGTGCCGCGCATGAAGGCGGCGCTCCTCGGCGCGCGCGAGGTGGGCTTCACGGTGCTCTCGATCAGCGTGTCGCTCGTCGCCGTGTTCCTGCCGATTCTGCTGATGGGCGGCATTGTCGGGCGCCTGTTCCGCGAATTCGCGCTCACGCTTTCGCTCGCGATTGCGGTGTCGCTGGCCGTCTCGCTCACGCTCACGCCGATGATGTGCTCGCGCCTGCTCGAAGAAGCGCACGAGAAGAAGGAAGAAGGCCGCTTCGCGCAGTGGCTCGAACGCGGCTTCCTGCGCATGCAGGGCGGCTACGAGCGCACGCTCGGCTGGGCGCTCGCGCATCCGTTCGTGATCCTGCTCACGCTCATCGCGACCATCCTGCTTAACGTCGCGCTCTACGTGGTCGTGCCCAAGGGCTTCTTCCCGCAGCAGGACACGGGGCGCCTGATCGGCGGCATCCAGGCCGACCAGGCCACCTCGTTCCAGGCGATGAAAGTGAAGTTCGCCGAAATGATGCGCATCGTGCAGGCGAACCCGGCGGTGGACTCCGTCGCGGGCTTCTCGGGCGGCCGCGCGACCAATTCGGGCTTCATGTTCGTCTCGCTCAAGCCCAAGAGCGAGCGCAAGCTTTCCGCCGATGAAGTCATCGCCCAGTTGCGCGGACCGCTCTCGAACGTGGCGGGCGCGCGCACCTTCCTGCAGGCGGTGCAGGATATTCGCGTGGGCGGCCGGCAGTCGAACGCGCAGTACCAGTTCACGCTGCTCGCCGACAACACCGCTGACCTCTACAAGTGGGGGCCGAAGCTCACCGAGGCGCTGCAGGCGCGCCCCGAACTCGCCGACGTGAATTCGGACCAGCAGCAAGGCGGCCTCGAGTCGATGATCAACATCGACCGCGCCAGCGCCGCGCGGCTGAACATCACGCCCTCGCAAATCGACAACACGCTTTACGACGCGTTCGGCCAGCGCCAGGTCTCGACGATCTACAACCCGCTCAACCAGTACCACGTGGTGATGGAAGTCGCGCCGCAGTACTGGCAGAGCCCGACCATGCTCAACGAGATCTGGGTGAGCACCTCGGGCGGCACGGCAAGCGGCGCGCAGAGCACGAATGCGACGGCGGGCACGGTCACCGGCCCGACCACGGCTTCGACGGGCGGCACATCGGCCACCACGGCGTCGAGCGCCGCGACCATTGCCGCCGACTCCGCGCGCAACCTCGCGACCAACTCGCTCGCCGCGAGCGGCAAGTCGAGTGCCTCGTCGGGCGCGGCCGTGTCGACCTCGAAGGAAACCATGGTGCCGCTGTCGTCGATCGCCTCGTTCGGCCCAGGCACGACACCGCTGTCGGTGAATCACCAGAGCCAGTTCGTGGCCTCGACGATCTCGTTCAACCTGCCGCCCGGCAAGTCGCTCTCCGACGCGACCGCGGCGATCTACGACACGATGGGCGCGATCGGCATGCCCGCGACGATTCACGGCAGCTTCCAGGGCACGGCGCAGGCGTTCCAGCAGTCGCTCGACAACCAGCCGCTGCTGATTCTCGCGGCGCTGGCGGCCGTGTATATCGTGCTGGGCATTCTGTACGAGAGCTACATCCACCCGCTCACGATTCTCTCCACCCTGCCCTCGGCGGGCGTGGGCGCCCTGCTCGCGCTGCTGCTCTTCAAGACGGAGTTCAGCATCATCGCGCTGATCGGCGTGATTCTGCTGATCGGCATCGTGAAGAAGAACGCCATCATGATGGTGGACTTCGCGATCGAGGCTTCGCGCCAGGGTCTGAGTTCGCACGATGCGATTCGCCAGGCGTGTCTGTTGCGCTTCCGGCCGATCATGATGACGACCTGCGCGGCGCTGTTGGGTGCGCTGCCGCTTGCGTTCGGGCGCGGCGAAGGCGCGGAGTTGCGCGCGCCGCTCGGTATCTCGATCGTGGGCGGGCTGATCGTGAGCCAGATGCTCACGCTCTACACCACGCCGGTGGTCTACCTGTACATGGACCGCTTGCGCGTGTGGTGGGATGCGAAGCGCGGGCGCGCGACGCCCGCGGCACAGGCGGAATAGGCGCTGGCGTTAGCGCACTGGAAAACGGCTGAAGCGTGGCTTCAGCCGTTTTTTTTACGCCCGTGCGCTGCGAGGCTGAGACTGCCGCAAATGCACCGGCAAGCAACGCACGATCAGATGCAGCATGAGCGGAACGATGATTCCGTCGTCGACGACACCGGCGAGCGGCAGCGCGATATTGAACGGGTCGAGCGCATAGAGCGCGAGCAGCGCCGTGGCGGGCACGAGCCACACCGGGCGTTCCGGCTGGCGCAGCGCGTGCCACAGCACGCGTGCATCGCCCTTCACGACATTCCAAAGCAACGCGATACGTTTCATCTGCTTCCTCCCTGCGGCTTGCGGCTCATCCGCTCGCCGCCTCAATGCTGCTCGTGGCCCGGTGCATCCGAGCGTGACGTTCTGATCACGAGCCCGTCCGGCGCAAAATGGGCGTTGAACATGCCGTCCCCCGCCACGCCGCCTTCGGCCCAGTGCCAGCTCCATACTTCTTCGTGGCTCAGCGCATATTTTGCTACCGTGGCCGGCTTGCCGAGCAAGCGCCGCACTTCGTCCTGCGTCATGCCCGGCACGACCTGAGCGATATTCTGCGCCGTGAGCGCCTGGGTCATCGCCACGAGTTTGCCGTTCGCATCGAAGTCGAGCATCCACGTGGTGAGACCGTTCGGCCCGCGCGGGTACTCCAGGCGCTGCGCGCCGTCGTCGTCTTCCCAGACCATTTCGGGCTTGCCCGCCTGCTGGCGTACGTCTTCGACGGTCGACACGCCAATGCGCAGGCCGCCAAACGCCATCGAATCGGGTTTGATCGCGTTGACGGCGTCGGCGACCTTCTGCTGGTCGCACGCCGCGAGCAGCGTGGCGCAGACAGCGATCAAGGCCGCGGCGATCCAGGGTTTGCGTGACATATTCATCTAATGTTGCTGCTCAAAACGACCGGGAATTTATTGGGACAACGCAGGCTTTGCAACGTTCGCCGCCGCGTCACGCTGGGCGCCGCGGTGCATTGCCAACGCCGCTTCGCGCTCGGGTTCCGTGAGCATGCGCTTGACGAGGACGGCCTCCATGGCGTCCACCGCGCGCGGCGTGCGGACAATCTCATCGTCGGCAACGCCGCGCGAGCGCAGTTCGTCGCCGAGCGGGCTGAACGTCATGGCGAGCCTGTTCAGGTCGAAGCGCGCTTCTGTCCAGCCGAGATACCAGTGCCACTGCGTCTAGTACCACCAGCTGCGCTCGTTGAACGCGCGTACGTGTGTGGGATCCTGCCACGCGCCATACGACAGGTCGTGGGGAACGAACACGCGCATCGCGCCGCCCTCGCGCAGCAGTTCGAGGCAGTGCGTCATGAAAGGCGTGAGCGCCGGCACGTGTTCGAGCACGTCGATCGCCTCGATCTCGTCGAACTGCCCTGCTTCGAGGCGGACCAACCCATATCTGGGGCTGAAAAAGATCTGCTTCAAGCCTGCCGGATTCGCAAGATCGCCGAGGATGTCGGGCTGCCATTTCGGATCGATGTCGATATTCAGGCGCTCGGGGTCGTAAGACTTGCCGCTGCCAAGGTTGATGCGGCGCGGCACCGGCAGCGAGAGCTTCGGCAGAAGCGCAGCGAGAATCGCGGTCTGATCGCGCTGGGAGAAAATCTCGAAGCCGCGCTGTTCGACTGCGTGGCGGCGTGCGTCGTCTTTTGCCAGCGCAACGCAGGTTTGCACGAGGTCATCGTAGGGAACCGCGACGACGGCTTCGCGCAGATCGTCGGCGATTTCGGTGTCCGGCTCGCACTCGCTCACCACGGCCTTGCGATTGGCAAGCAGCCATGACGTGCGGACGACTTCGTGAATCTTGTCGTCATAGTAATGAACGTTGAGCACGATCTTGCTACGCGCGATCCATCGATCGCGCTCTTCGCCGTAGACGCCCCTCAAATGCTGCACCACGAGGCCCACTGCGCGCAGCGCCTCGAGAATCCTGTGCCGGCGCTCGTTGAGAGAGCCGTAGAACAGCACGTCGACGTCCTGTTCCGCCGCCGCAATGCGGGTGAGTTGCGGCACGTAGCCGGGCGTGAGCATGTGCACATGTGCACTACCCGTGAGTTCGCGAATGCGCCCGACATTCGAGGACGAATAATCGAGCACGGGATGAAGCCGCAGCATCTCGAGATAGTGCGGGATCCTGGCAGGCCAGCCCGCGCGCATCTGTTCGAGGTTGACGATGACGGTGTTGGAAGGCAGCACCGAGCCTGGCGCGAGCAGATGCGCGCCGAACACGAAGTTGACGCCATCGCCCGCGAGGAATTCGTTATTCGAGGCGTCAACCTGCGTGCCGAGCGCCGCAAGCGCGGCCTGTAACCCGAAGGCAAATTCGTGGAACGCGGCGCTGTGCGCGTAGCCCGCGGGCTGGACGGTGACGATACGCGCGCGCTCGTACATACGAGGGGGAATGGGGAGATTCTGCATCGGGATTGCCTCCTTGGCGCGCCCGGACGGGACGCCACGAGGCAGCAATCCGAAGTATCCAATGACGCAAAGTCATGGTATTTGCACCCCTCTGCCACTGGAATCAGACTTGTCTCAAATCCTGACGGATCGAGTCCGCAATCTCACAGCTTTTGCGCAATCGCGAGCGTGAAAATGCGCGCCCAGCGCTTCGCTTCGCGCTCGCCCGGCATCGGCAGTTCCCACAGCGGCTGCTTCGGGTCGACCACGCGCAGCGCCACGTGCCAGCCGTTGGCATCGCGCACCGGTTGCGCGCCTTGCAGGTCGGCGAAGATATACGCGCCATGCTCGCCGCCCTGCGTCAGCTCGCAAAAACGCTTGCCCGCCGCAAGACGGGCTTCGCCCCATGTTCCCGCCACGCGGTGCGTCCAGTCGCCTTCGCCGCGCACATTGGGCGCGATGTCGCGCATACGGCGCCACCACCAGGCGATGAGCGCGACAAACAGCGCCGCGGCAAGCACGGCTGCGCCCACGGCAATGCCCGTGCCGAAATGCGCCGCAATGGCGTTGAAAGACCAGTACGCGCCGTAGACGAGCGCGGCGAAGGCAAACAGGACAACGATGATCGGCATGCGGGTATTCCAGGCGGCGGGGAGGAATGCGAGGGCGACGTGTCGGCGCGCCAATGCCGGCATGCCAGGACGAAACGCGGAGGGACGATCATGACGGATCGCTGCGAGGCCCACGCGCGCGGCGGGCCCCGCTTTTTGCTGCGGTTTGCGGCGACTACTGCTGCGGATGCTGCGCGGCCCACTCCTTCACGGCGCGCAACGTGTTCGCGACATGCTGGTCCGGCGAGAGGCTCGTGTATTCGTAGATGATCTTGCCGTCCGGCGCGATCACATACGAAACGCGATTGGCCATCGACTCGTGCATCGGCATCGACGCGTCATACGACTTGATGATCTTCGAA
The Paraburkholderia acidiphila genome window above contains:
- a CDS encoding efflux RND transporter permease subunit, whose translation is MNLSRPFISRPVATTLLALGIALAGVFAFTKLPVAPLPQVDFPTISVQATLPGASPETVATSVASPLERHLGSIADVTEMTSQSSVGSTRITLQFGLNRDIDGAARDVQAAINAARADLPTSLRQNPTYHKVNPADAPILILALTSPTLTAGQLYDSAATVLQQSLSQVDGVGEVDVSGSANPAVRVELEPHALFHYGIGLEDVRAALASANANSPKGDIEFGPQRFQLYTNDQASKASQYKDLVIAYRNGAGVKLSDVGEVVDSVEDLRNIGLANGKRSVLVILYRQPGANIIETVDRVIAMLPQLKASLPADVEVIPTSDRSVTIRSSLKDTEHTLIIAVALVVMVVFLFLRNWRATLIPSVAVPISIIGTFAAMYLMGFSLDNLSLMALTIATGFVVDDAIVVLENISRHIENGVPRMKAALLGAREVGFTVLSISVSLVAVFLPILLMGGIVGRLFREFALTLSLAIAVSLAVSLTLTPMMCSRLLEEAHEKKEEGRFAQWLERGFLRMQGGYERTLGWALAHPFVILLTLIATILLNVALYVVVPKGFFPQQDTGRLIGGIQADQATSFQAMKVKFAEMMRIVQANPAVDSVAGFSGGRATNSGFMFVSLKPKSERKLSADEVIAQLRGPLSNVAGARTFLQAVQDIRVGGRQSNAQYQFTLLADNTADLYKWGPKLTEALQARPELADVNSDQQQGGLESMINIDRASAARLNITPSQIDNTLYDAFGQRQVSTIYNPLNQYHVVMEVAPQYWQSPTMLNEIWVSTSGGTASGAQSTNATAGTVTGPTTASTGGTSATTASSAATIAADSARNLATNSLAASGKSSASSGAAVSTSKETMVPLSSIASFGPGTTPLSVNHQSQFVASTISFNLPPGKSLSDATAAIYDTMGAIGMPATIHGSFQGTAQAFQQSLDNQPLLILAALAAVYIVLGILYESYIHPLTILSTLPSAGVGALLALLLFKTEFSIIALIGVILLIGIVKKNAIMMVDFAIEASRQGLSSHDAIRQACLLRFRPIMMTTCAALLGALPLAFGRGEGAELRAPLGISIVGGLIVSQMLTLYTTPVVYLYMDRLRVWWDAKRGRATPAAQAE
- a CDS encoding methyltransferase domain-containing protein, producing MQNLPIPPRMYERARIVTVQPAGYAHSAAFHEFAFGLQAALAALGTQVDASNNEFLAGDGVNFVFGAHLLAPGSVLPSNTVIVNLEQMRAGWPARIPHYLEMLRLHPVLDYSSSNVGRIRELTGSAHVHMLTPGYVPQLTRIAAAEQDVDVLFYGSLNERRHRILEALRAVGLVVQHLRGVYGEERDRWIARSKIVLNVHYYDDKIHEVVRTSWLLANRKAVVSECEPDTEIADDLREAVVAVPYDDLVQTCVALAKDDARRHAVEQRGFEIFSQRDQTAILAALLPKLSLPVPRRINLGSGKSYDPERLNIDIDPKWQPDILGDLANPAGLKQIFFSPRYGLVRLEAGQFDEIEAIDVLEHVPALTPFMTHCLELLREGGAMRVFVPHDLSYGAWQDPTHVRAFNERSWWY
- a CDS encoding MdtB/MuxB family multidrug efflux RND transporter permease subunit, yielding MNPSRAFILRPVGTALLMAAIMLVGLVALRFLPLSALPEVDYPTIQVQTFYPGASPDVMTSSVTAPLERQFGQMPSLNQMSSQSSAGSSVITLQFSLDLPLDVAEQEVQAAINAAGNLLPSDLPAPPIYAKVNPADAPILTLAITSKTLPLTQIQDLADTRLAQKISQVAGVGLVSLSGGQRPAVRIQANPRALAAYGLNLDDLRTSISNLNVNTPKGNFDGPTRAYTINANDQLTDADAYKDAVIAYRNGRPVMLTDVANIVQGAENTKLGAWADGTPAIILNVQRQPGANVIQVVDSIKALLPQLQESLPSSLDVQIVTDRTTTIRASVRDVQFELLMSVVLVVLVMYLFLANIYATIIPSLSVPLSLIGTLAVMYLCGFSLDNLSLMALTIATGFVVDDAIVMIENIARYVEDGETPLEAALKGSKQIGFTIISLTVSLIAVLIPLLFMGDVVGRLFHEFAITLAVTIVISAVVSLTLVPMMCAKMLRHTPPPESHRFEARVHAFFDYVIGRYGVALEWVLARQRLTMIVFLITLVLTGILYVVVPKGFFPVQDTGVIQAITQMPQSVSYASMAERQQALAAEILKNENVESLTSFIGVDGTNITLNSGRMLINLKPRDDRSETASEIIRDLQKSVAHVPGATLYMQPVQDLTIDSTVSPTQYQFMLTTPNIQDFTTWVPKLVQRLQQLPELADVATDLQDQGSSVFIEIDRASAARYGITPATVDNALYDAYGQRIISTIFTQSNQYRVILEADPVMQHYTDALNSIYLPSSTSTTGQVPLSAIAKFHERPSPLLVTHLSQFPATTVSFNLAPGSSLGAAVNAIQQAEKDIGLPGSFQTRFQGAALAFQASLSNELFLILAAIVTMYIVLGVLYESFVHPITILSTLPSAGIGALLALILTGHDLDIIGIIGIVLLIGIVKKNAIMMIDFALEAERHEGKPPREAIYQACLLRFRPIMMTTMAALLGAVPLILGSGAGSELRRPLGIAIAGGLIVSQALTLFTTPVIYLAFDRIAQRLRQRFGGGSPAAPSSSTEN
- a CDS encoding MdtA/MuxA family multidrug efflux RND transporter periplasmic adaptor subunit — protein: MDQQEKRPDSSRKDTTPQSPAPVAARRGKGKFIALGVVIVIAGIVLARWQPWNKALSGGDASPAAGARMRHGGPGAMANMPQPVSVASAQAGDMPIVITALGTVTPLADITVRTQLTGTLQDVYFQEGQMVKKGDVLAQIDPRPYQISLANAEGQLARDQALLATARLDLKRYQTLLSQDSIASQQVDTQASLVKQYEGTVKSDQANVDTYKLDLTYARIVAPVSGRVGLRQVDPGNYVTPSDTNGIVVLTQLEPISVIFTTSEDNLPSIMKPLRAGTKMPVTAYDRSNTTMLEAGSLQTIDNQIDTTTGTVKLRASFVNHEQMLFPNQFVNARLLVDTLHNAVIVPTSAVLNGSQGQYVYVAKPDNTVTVRLVKVGPVDAERTSIASGLAVGERVVTDGSDRLREGAKITIPAEHPQHAKGASGAKGASWAGAASGARHGHRHASQTQAQ
- the bamE gene encoding outer membrane protein assembly factor BamE domain-containing protein yields the protein MNMSRKPWIAAALIAVCATLLAACDQQKVADAVNAIKPDSMAFGGLRIGVSTVEDVRQQAGKPEMVWEDDDGAQRLEYPRGPNGLTTWMLDFDANGKLVAMTQALTAQNIAQVVPGMTQDEVRRLLGKPATVAKYALSHEEVWSWHWAEGGVAGDGMFNAHFAPDGLVIRTSRSDAPGHEQH